Part of the Candidatus Kaelpia aquatica genome, GTCAATTTTATATTACAGGGATTTTTTATAAAATAGAGCTCATTCTCTTTCTTTTTTAATATCTTATGTTGTTCTAAATAGTTTATCAGTCTTACTATCTTGCTCTTTTGAAGATTAAATTCTGAAAGGATAATCTCATAGTCAAGAGGGAACTTACCGTCTTGAAACCTCTGAACGATAAATTTAAGGAAATTATAGAGCTCATTAAATTCAAGCAATGAATCTTCATCTTTTCCAGAAATATCTTTAAGATTCTTTCGGTTCTGAAACACAAAACCCAACTCTGCCCCATAGAGTATTACCACCCAACTAAAATATATCCAAACAATAAATATTGGAACACTAGCAAAGGTCCCATAGATTGCATTATATTTTGTAATTCCTATTTGAAACTGAATATAGGCCCATTGAAATATCTGCCATATTGTACCCGCTATTATTCCAGATATTACTCCTGAGGTCAGGTTTACTTTAATATTTGGCATAAACATATAGAATATTGATAGTGCCATCCAGATACTTATAAAAGGTAAGAACCTGATGAAGTTCAAGTAAACGTTGTTCAATAAATCGTTCTGAAGCAGGCTTTGAATAAGAGCATTAGAGCTCAAGCTTGCTGTAAATGTAAAAGTTACAAATACAAATATCGGGCAGAGCACTACGATTGTTAAGTAATCAGATATTTTTCTTGTTATCCTGCGAGCAGAATCTACGTTCCATACAGCGTTAAATACTTCCTCTATTGAACCTAAGAGCCTTACCATAGCAAGAAGCAAGACGACAATACCTACAGTTCCAAGGTTCTTAAGATTTGTATTCTCTATATATTGTAAAATTTTAAGAAAGATATCCTGTTTTCCTAGAGCAATCTTATGGATAACGATATCCTGGAAGTAGTTCTGGATACCCAACCCTTTTGATATCGCAAATATTAAGGCTAAAAAAGGTATTAATGTGAGAATAGTGATAAAAGATAGCGCTGCTGCATGTAGTTTACATTTATCCTGATTAAAATTATAGACTACGCTCTTTAAGAAGAGAAAAAAAGTCTTTAAAGCTTCTTTTATTCTTTTAATCATAACCCTTTACTTCTATATTTTTTTAATTTTTTCCAGAATATTTTTATCAACATTGAATGAGTTCTCTTGAGATGGAAAAGAACCATTTAAAACATCTGAACTAAAACTCTTTAATGCCCCCAATATCTCCTCTTCTAAATTAAGATACTCTTTTACAAATTTCCTCTTTACATCTTCTCCTATTCCAAGCATGTCGTGTATTACCAGAACTTGACCATCGCAATGCTTGCCTGCTCCAATGCCTATAGTAGGGACTGAAACAGCCTCTGTTATTATCTCTGCCAACTGCTGGGGAATACACTCTAGGATAATTGCAAAGCAGCCCAGCTTGTCCAGAAGCAGGCTATCTTTATATATTTTCTCTGCTGAAGATGGTTCTCTACCTTGAACCTTATAACCTCCTAAAACAACGGCTGTCTGAGGAGTCAGACCAATGTGGCCTAAAACAGGTATCCCGGCTTTAACTAGAGCCTCTATTCTGTCTCTTACTGCCTCTGCACCTTCCAGTTTTACGGCATCAGCTCCTGATTCTTTAATAAACCTTCCTCCATTACGCAACGCTTCTTCATTTGAGGTTTGATAAGACATAAAAGGCATATCGGCTATCAAGAAAATGTTCTTTGCTCCTCTTCGAACTGCTTTTGTGTGATGCAGCATCTCATCCATTGTGACAGGAAGCGTTGAATCGTACCCCAATACCACATTACCGAGAGAGTCCCCTACTAAAACAATGTCAATCCCTGCTTTCTCTATCAGCCTCGCAGTTGGATAATCATAGGCTGTGAGCATTGTGATCTTCTCTCTGCGCTCTTTTTTCTCTTTTATCTGAGGTATAGTTAATTTAGCCATCTCTCTTTTATGATCCTCCTTTTTTTAAGGGCATTCTTAAGCCAGGAGATATCTTTTATGAGGTATAGTATACATAAGGGGTTAATTGAAATCAAGAGAATCAGAAGATAGCTATCGTAGAGCAAGACGCAAGGCAGGTGCTTCATGTAATCACCCAGAGTCTCATTCTTTATCAACGTTGCATACCTATTCTTTAGATACTGCACCTTTAAGTCATCATTGAGGTTTAAAAACCCAAAGCGGGATTTTTTTCTCCAGCCTGTCACTCCCCGATAGTGAAAAGCAATAGCACTGGGCTTAAAATACGATCTCCAGCCCCTGTTCTTACCTCTCCAATTTAGATCTAAATCTTCCAAGTAGGCCTTGTAAGTCTGGTCAAAATATTCATTCTCTATCTCTATATCCTCTAGCATCTCTCTTCTGTAACAAGCAACTGCTCCTCCCACTCCCCAAACATATCCTTCACTATAGTTGTTAGAGTCTTTTTCTTTATAACCTCTCTCATAGCCGCGTCTAGTACGTGTTAATATCTGACCTGTTGAGTCTATAAGTCTTGTGGTCGGGTTTATAAGTTTGCCAGTTGCAGAGCCTATACGCTTATCCTTTTGAAAGACTGAAGTCACTTCTTTAATATAATCTCTACCTAAGATAACATCATTATTCATACAGAGTATAAGATCAGCATTAGCAAGCCTTATGCCCTGATTGTAAGGAGTTGCTAGAAACATGTTCTCTCGGTTTTTAACTATCTTTGCTTCTGGAAATTCTTGTTCGACCATCTCAATAGAACCGTCAGAGGAATCATTATCTATAACTATAATCTCAATATTGCTATAACTTTGATTTAAAACTGATTTAAGACAGTAGTAGAGATACTCTTTTCTGTTGTAATTTACCACTATAACTGAGATAGATTTTTTCATAGATTATCTTGCTTTAAAGAGTTTAAAGTAAGAGAGTTCTGTTTTAATACGCCTTAACAGTTTCTCAATCAAGAGCTTCAAGCCATAACGTTTATAACGTTTAGCTACAAAATCAAGCGGGTGCTCTCTCATTTTATTTATAAAGAAAAGATGGTCTCTTTTTGCAATAGCCATTTTTAATGATCTTTCTATCTCTTTTTTTCCGTAATCGGGATAGTTTAAGATAGCTGGGCCTCCTCCGTCAAAAGAGTGAGGATCGTTATCTGTAATAAAACCTCTCTCTTTTGCCCAATCATAGAAGGGGGTACCCGGTTGAGGCGTAGCCAGAGATATCTGCACATTATCCACCAAATCCTGTTTTATAATATGAGATATAAAGTCTATTGTCTGGCCATCTTTTTTAATATTTGAACCAGGCAATCCAAGCATAAAAGTAGTGTAGGTCTTCAGCTCTATCTCTTTAGCGTAGCTTAAAGTAGTAAGTACCTCATTGATTGAGACAGGTTTAGCTATCGATGAGGCCAATTCTTCAGAAGCTGTCTCTATTCCGAAGCGAACCTTGTAATACCCTGCTGCTTTCATATGATCCATGCTCTCTCTATCTAAGAATCTCAAATCGCACATAGCTTCGTATTTTAAGTTATTTAATCCTGAACTTATAATCGCTGACATTAGCTTTTTAGTAAAGTTTTTGCTTGAATTATGAGACTCTTCATCAAAAAAAATGCCCTCAAGCTGGGGATAGCTATTTTTTAAATACTCTATCTCAGATATAATGTCACCTACTTCGCGAAACCTTTGTTTAGGCTGGTTGTAATACATATTTCTTGCGACACAGAAAGAGCAGTTTCCATAGCAGCCGCGGCTGGCATAGGCCTGAATCTCAAGATATTCCGAACTTGGCTCACCGGGGCTGCCGTATTCAATCCTCTTTACATCTTCATCTTCTGGCCAAGGCAGCTTTGCTATATCCATCAATAGTCTGCGTTGATTCGGATAGAGTCCGGCTATAGAACTATCTTCAGCTACTAAGAACTCAAGTAATGTCTCTTCATACTCTCCAATAGCTACATAGTCTACACCTTTAGAGATGAGATCTTGGGGAAAAGCTGTAGCATGTTGGCCAACAAATACTATCTTAGTCTGAATCATCTTCTTTAAGCTCTTTCCAACCCAAAGATTCTCAGATATTGTCCGCGTAGCACTCTCTATTATTAGCCAGTCCGGATTCTCTTCTAAGATATTACTCAAAGTCTCTTCCTTGTTCCACCTCTTAAGGCAAGGGTCTATGAGCTTGATTTTATAAGGGGTGCTCTTCTTAAGTAAGGCAGCTGCATAAGCAAGCTCCCAAGGATAATAGTTAAACCAAGACGATAGTTCTTTTACTCCTTCAGACCATCTAGAAGGAGAGTGTATTATAAAGCGCCCTAGATCATCTTTACCCACGGAGTTCATAAGCACTATCTTTTTACTCATAGCTCTCTATCTAATATTGATATTAGCTTTTGAGTCTGCCTGCGATCAGAATAATTTAACACCACACTCTCTCTGGCTGATCTTGAGATCCGAGAATAAAGTTCACTATCTTCTAATATCATCTCTATCTTATATTTAAAATCATTCTCATCTTTAGCAAGTAAGCCGTTCTCTCCGTCTTTGATTATGCTTTTAACCTCACCAAACGATGTTGCAATAACAGGTATACCTTTACTCATAAACTCTATTATTTTTACCGGAAATTTAGCCTCTGTAAATCTACTCTTCACCTTAAGGGGGAACAACCCTAGGCTTATATTTTCAAGGTACTTAGGAATCATGGAACCCTCTATCCAGCCTCTGTAGATAATATTTCTAAGCTCTAATCTCTTAGATTCTGCTGTAATCCTACTCTTGTAGTGACCGTCTCCTACCACCTCAAGTGTAAGATCAGGTAAATCTTTCATTATCTTAAAGAGATACTTTAGGTTGATATAATCTTCCTCTCTGAACATTGTTCCCACCCAGGCTAAAGTCTTAGATAAGGCAGTCTTCTCTGTTGTAGGTTTAAACAGTTCAATATCTATTCCTGGAGCAAGATAATAGCTTTTTGGTGTAATAGTAGTTATATAGTCTTGTAGATAATGGCTTCCGCTTATACAAAGAGCCGCCTTTCTTGCTGTCTTTCTGAATAGAAATTCTGCTTTTGACCTTGGGAATATACCCTTAAAATAATCGATATTCTCCCTAAACTCCCAGTCATCTATATCGTATATAAATTTTATCCTATTTTTAAGGCAAAATAGCAGCGGAGCTAGGGAGTGATAATTAAAACGCTGAATTACAAAGAGAGGACATCTATATTGTTTAAACCTGAGGTAAGCCTTTAAATTATAACTTATCTTATCGATTATTGAGAGATACTGCTCTAAGATGCCTGAATAAGCTCCAAGATCTGCAGCGTAGGATAGAACATCGGCCCTATATCCGTTCTCTTTTAATATCTTTGTGAAATTATAAGCTCTATACTTTGCTCCAGGGAGATTGGGAGATTCTCTTGTTATAAATACCAGCTCATAGTCTTTTAAGCTCATAACCCTTAAGGACTCTTCTGTATATATTTATA contains:
- a CDS encoding YihY/virulence factor BrkB family protein: MIKRIKEALKTFFLFLKSVVYNFNQDKCKLHAAALSFITILTLIPFLALIFAISKGLGIQNYFQDIVIHKIALGKQDIFLKILQYIENTNLKNLGTVGIVVLLLAMVRLLGSIEEVFNAVWNVDSARRITRKISDYLTIVVLCPIFVFVTFTFTASLSSNALIQSLLQNDLLNNVYLNFIRFLPFISIWMALSIFYMFMPNIKVNLTSGVISGIIAGTIWQIFQWAYIQFQIGITKYNAIYGTFASVPIFIVWIYFSWVVILYGAELGFVFQNRKNLKDISGKDEDSLLEFNELYNFLKFIVQRFQDGKFPLDYEIILSEFNLQKSKIVRLINYLEQHKILKKKENELYFIKNPCNIKLTEVFLPQEIHSDSKQATQIMQGILNREELQKHTLTDII
- the panB gene encoding 3-methyl-2-oxobutanoate hydroxymethyltransferase — protein: MAKLTIPQIKEKKERREKITMLTAYDYPTARLIEKAGIDIVLVGDSLGNVVLGYDSTLPVTMDEMLHHTKAVRRGAKNIFLIADMPFMSYQTSNEEALRNGGRFIKESGADAVKLEGAEAVRDRIEALVKAGIPVLGHIGLTPQTAVVLGGYKVQGREPSSAEKIYKDSLLLDKLGCFAIILECIPQQLAEIITEAVSVPTIGIGAGKHCDGQVLVIHDMLGIGEDVKRKFVKEYLNLEEEILGALKSFSSDVLNGSFPSQENSFNVDKNILEKIKKI
- a CDS encoding glycosyltransferase family 2 protein, whose protein sequence is MKKSISVIVVNYNRKEYLYYCLKSVLNQSYSNIEIIVIDNDSSDGSIEMVEQEFPEAKIVKNRENMFLATPYNQGIRLANADLILCMNNDVILGRDYIKEVTSVFQKDKRIGSATGKLINPTTRLIDSTGQILTRTRRGYERGYKEKDSNNYSEGYVWGVGGAVACYRREMLEDIEIENEYFDQTYKAYLEDLDLNWRGKNRGWRSYFKPSAIAFHYRGVTGWRKKSRFGFLNLNDDLKVQYLKNRYATLIKNETLGDYMKHLPCVLLYDSYLLILLISINPLCILYLIKDISWLKNALKKRRIIKERWLN
- a CDS encoding radical SAM protein, producing MSKKIVLMNSVGKDDLGRFIIHSPSRWSEGVKELSSWFNYYPWELAYAAALLKKSTPYKIKLIDPCLKRWNKEETLSNILEENPDWLIIESATRTISENLWVGKSLKKMIQTKIVFVGQHATAFPQDLISKGVDYVAIGEYEETLLEFLVAEDSSIAGLYPNQRRLLMDIAKLPWPEDEDVKRIEYGSPGEPSSEYLEIQAYASRGCYGNCSFCVARNMYYNQPKQRFREVGDIISEIEYLKNSYPQLEGIFFDEESHNSSKNFTKKLMSAIISSGLNNLKYEAMCDLRFLDRESMDHMKAAGYYKVRFGIETASEELASSIAKPVSINEVLTTLSYAKEIELKTYTTFMLGLPGSNIKKDGQTIDFISHIIKQDLVDNVQISLATPQPGTPFYDWAKERGFITDNDPHSFDGGGPAILNYPDYGKKEIERSLKMAIAKRDHLFFINKMREHPLDFVAKRYKRYGLKLLIEKLLRRIKTELSYFKLFKAR
- a CDS encoding glycosyltransferase family 4 protein — encoded protein: MSLKDYELVFITRESPNLPGAKYRAYNFTKILKENGYRADVLSYAADLGAYSGILEQYLSIIDKISYNLKAYLRFKQYRCPLFVIQRFNYHSLAPLLFCLKNRIKFIYDIDDWEFRENIDYFKGIFPRSKAEFLFRKTARKAALCISGSHYLQDYITTITPKSYYLAPGIDIELFKPTTEKTALSKTLAWVGTMFREEDYINLKYLFKIMKDLPDLTLEVVGDGHYKSRITAESKRLELRNIIYRGWIEGSMIPKYLENISLGLFPLKVKSRFTEAKFPVKIIEFMSKGIPVIATSFGEVKSIIKDGENGLLAKDENDFKYKIEMILEDSELYSRISRSARESVVLNYSDRRQTQKLISILDREL